GTCCTTAGAACAGTTAAAGGATCTGATACGCGACGTGGCTCCGCAATACTGTTTCGTCCGCGTGTATCTTTTCGGGTCAAGGGCCAGAGGCGACTACCGCTCCGACAGCGACTTTGATTTCTGCGTCGTTCCGAGCACCGGGTGTACGCTATTCGATCTCGGAGGGTTCCTCATGGACATGGAAGAGGTCCTCGGCTCGGACGTCAACGTAGTGTCCGAGAGAGGG
This DNA window, taken from Candidatus Methanomethylophilaceae archaeon, encodes the following:
- a CDS encoding nucleotidyltransferase domain-containing protein, with the translated sequence MTRDDECILVSDSLSLEQLKDLIRDVAPQYCFVRVYLFGSRARGDYRSDSDFDFCVVPSTGCTLFDLGGFLMDMEEVLGSDVNVVSERGLKKSFLESIESERRVVYEA